A region of the Drosophila subobscura isolate 14011-0131.10 chromosome J, UCBerk_Dsub_1.0, whole genome shotgun sequence genome:
TGCGCCTGCTGGGCGCGTGACTCGAGCAGGTCCCGCTCCGCCTCCCGCTTGGCCATGGCAGCGTCCTTCTCCCGCTGCCGGTACTCGCGCTCCACACGGTCGCGCTCCTTCAAGTACTTGAGCTCCTCGTTGGTGTGTCGCGTCTCCATGGCCTCGGCAGCCACCgtgaagatgcgctgctggcgACGCTCGAACTCCTTCTTCGCCAGACGCTTCAGCTCCTTCAGCTggcgctccttctcctgcttctcgCGCATGTAGGCCATCACCCGCAGGTCGGCCAGGCGCTCCTGCTCCATCAGCATGGTCTTGAACACGTTGGACATGTCGCGGAtccgctgcagctcctcgcgGAAGCGCTGCTTGCGCACATGGACGAAGttccgctgccgctcctcctcctcgcgcaGCAGCTCCGTGGCCCTGCGAATGTCCTTGGCCTCCTCGGCCACCCGCTTGGCCTCCAGGTAGCGCCGGTTCTCACGCTCACTCAGCTGTTGGCGGATCTCCTGGGCGTACTTGGCCCGCTTCTCGATCTCCAGCCGCTCCCGCTCATCCTCGGCGCTCAGCGCCTTGCGAGCCTCAGCGTTGACCATCCGAGCCAGACGCTCGTCGTCCTCCCGCAGTGCCTTGGCCAGCAGATACTTCTCCTGGATCTGTGCCTCCCGCACCGCCTTGCACTTGGCATCGAGGATCATGCGGTTGATCTGcttcacctcctcctcctgctcttgctTGGCCAGAAAGGCGCGACTCAGCACCGAGCCCTTCTCCTCCAGAATCTCGCTGTCTACGCTGCTGATCTTGTCCTCTCCCGCCACTGCCTGTCGCGCCTTGTCGATCTCCTTGTAGCGCTTTCTTGTCtcctccaccagctgcagctgctggcggtgctcctcctccttctcgtcAATCTCCTGCATCTTCTCCTGCACGGTCACTACCCTGCCCTGATCCTTAAGTCGCCTCAGATCGTTGGGTCGCAACACTATGTGCTTCGAGCCCTGATTGCGCTTCCTGTCTCGCTCGTTCCGCTTCAGCTGCTTCTGGTCGTAGGCCGCCGACTGATCAAAGGGTCTTCGGAACGAGGCGACACCCATCTGGGTAGAGGGCCGAAATCCGCCCGCCGGGGGACGATAGGCGGCCGTCTGCGCCCTGGCCCGAGACCGCAGCTCCTGGCATCCATCCTTCAGCTGCGACTCGGCGCTGACAAAACGCACATTGGAGGCTGAGTAGCAAGGCATCCTGGGCCCACTCCTCGGTGGTCAATGATtaggaaaacaataaaacaataaaaaaacgGTGTAAAAATTTCAGCAACGCGTACAGGGATCAACTGGGAGCAAAAGAATGAGACTTGGAGCTGCAGCGGAACAGGGAAGCCCCCAGtgcctgttgttgtggcaACTCTCTTTGGGGCAGGCCCACGAATTTGTTTGCATAACAAACGAATGGTCACCCTGGCAGCGCATCGCAGGTAGCGTTGGCAACTCTAAATGGTGCGAAACTGTTTTTTGGAAACACCTTGGGGTAACTCGGGAAGCGAAAGGCGGGTggggtttggctttgggttgggATTTGGGTCTGGGACTATTGGAAAGGGAAAGACAGATAAACACATCCGACATCCTTGAATTGAAATACGATTTCCGTGCAGTTGTTACTCTTGATTTGCTTCCCACCGAGCACTGAGCAGGgaggctcctcctcctcctcctcctccacccccTGCGTGGGTGGAACATCAAAAATGCAACCAAGCATAAATTTCGgggctctgcagcagcagctctatGATTTATGCGTACTGCTCAAGGACAAAACGTCGCCAAACACATCcttatacatatgcatatgtacatacatatatcgtacATTCATTCAGAGGAGTGTAGACCCCAATGCTCTGACCAGTCCAATgatgtgtgtgaatgtgtgaaAGAAGTCAGCAATTATGCGGCATAGAAAAGCAATAAGCCAACAAAATTCACACATTGTGGATGGAGCCCAGAGCTGGACATTTGAGATATCAAGAGGGGGGAAAGCCCCTGCTCTTGAGTCTATTCCTTGCAAaccgttcattcattcattcattcaagcAGCCATTCAGGCCATCCATCTGTCCATCGCTCCCCGCCTGCCCCCAAACTACCCACTGGCCCAATGGGGCGTGTTGGAAAGTCTaagctggcaaaagtttacgGCCACACATACAAATTAACTTGACCAGAGCAACAGACGAGAGCACAGtccagtgccacgcccacattgtcaaacgcacacagagagagaaatagagagagagagagacagagatagagcgagacagagatagagcgagaggcagGGACGGCAGAAGGGACGTGAATCAAGGCAGGGATCAGGGCTAACCAGCTAGTGTGGGAGAATGGaaatccaaaaccaaaacgagtTCCAACCATTTTCTGCTGactttaataaaaaaaagttttcctttttcctgaTTCTgtcctaaaaaaaaaaaggaaaaaaaaactttctccTACTCATCCATCGGGCGTTTCTAGTTGGATGCATTGAGGCGTTAAAGTCAACttaagctggagctgggaccagggaccagggaccagggaccTGGAACTGCGTATGGTCCGGGCTCAGTTTCCCCATTCGGCGGCGCACCAGGGGGAAATGCGTTGGCTGCCAGTCCGCAAATGTAAATTGACATTTTCGAGTGCACGATTGAGCAAATGAACGCTTTtttcctctcccactctcccactctccaaCTCTCACTCTATCTGTGTATCTCTATGGATCTATGTCTCTGCCCGCTCCGATTCCAGGGGTAATGGCAGTCAAGTTGTTGGATTAGCACTACGAGCAGCCTCCCAAGGAGACtcagacagagatggagatggagacggacTCGGAGTCAGAGTAAGGTCATGCATGGGCTGCTTGATTATATGCAAAGCATTATTAGCCAGGCGCTGAAAGCTGAGAGAAGAGAGAATGGAACAAGGAGCAAGGAGCTTCTCGAAAGCTCGAGGACATCATTAGCATTCTTAAGTCCGAGCTCAGACCTTAATTTATGCGCTCAAGTTGTGTTCCGGCGAAGTTTAGTCCGGCCCCGCCTCCATCGTTAATTAAACCCGACGTAAGTCCGCCTGTGGTCAGGGATTAGTCAGGTTTTGGGCGATGGGtgggggtgggtttggctaaaTGAACTTATCGCATGTGTGGCCCACGACGATTCTAACATCTTTTTATCTATCTCCTTGCAGGTGAGTGTCCATATCGGGTGCGTGTCCAAGCTTTGTTTCTTATTTGCGATACGGGGAAGGTACGAATAAGACGCTGCTTTGATCACAGTCCACCCACTCAGTGCAGGCAAGACACATGTTTCTACTTGGGAAAATCTGGAAGAAAATCATCTGCCAAGTCACAGAGATCCACGACCGGACGTAGACGGCGAC
Encoded here:
- the LOC117892996 gene encoding cilia- and flagella-associated protein 45; translated protein: MPCYSASNVRFVSAESQLKDGCQELRSRARAQTAAYRPPAGGFRPSTQMGVASFRRPFDQSAAYDQKQLKRNERDRKRNQGSKHIVLRPNDLRRLKDQGRVVTVQEKMQEIDEKEEEHRQQLQLVEETRKRYKEIDKARQAVAGEDKISSVDSEILEEKGSVLSRAFLAKQEQEEEVKQINRMILDAKCKAVREAQIQEKYLLAKALREDDERLARMVNAEARKALSAEDERERLEIEKRAKYAQEIRQQLSERENRRYLEAKRVAEEAKDIRRATELLREEEERQRNFVHVRKQRFREELQRIRDMSNVFKTMLMEQERLADLRVMAYMREKQEKERQLKELKRLAKKEFERRQQRIFTVAAEAMETRHTNEELKYLKERDRVEREYRQREKDAAMAKREAERDLLESRAQQAQEMKHRLALEIAHAEEEFNKVMYRMREEEEKQKALDQQRDSQRLVYRKDLKQQMTDKAEERRRLAKLEAGRVQKWLEHEQQRDANIKQVISAKIASMRENCLPEKYLKEVEKQLKNIQGSRNRIR